Below is a window of Mus caroli chromosome 2, CAROLI_EIJ_v1.1, whole genome shotgun sequence DNA.
TACTGGAGttctttttgaagttttattGTCCATGTCCATATAttgaaatgtctttatttttcctttagtgGTTTCAAAGTTTTTAGGTCTTGAATAAGATCTCTGAcccattttaaatagattttcatGGAGGGTGAGAGATACGGATCTAGTTTAATTCATTTATGAGTGGATACACAATTTTTCCACATCATTTGcctttttcctgtgtgttttgtttgtttgttttgggcaCAGTTGTTGAAAATTAGGAGGCTGTAGCTATGAGGTTTATGTCTGAGTCTTCAATTTCTCTATTGGCTTCTGGCAATTAACTCTCTCTTGCTACTCTGGGGCCAGAGCTGAGGACTTCTGGCAACTGACTGCTGATAACAGCAGGGGATAGAACAGGAAGTTAACCACTTCAGGCTTTTGACTCTTTACCTCAGGGGCCTTTGGCtgacagcaagagagagagagagagagagagagagagagagagagagagagagagagagagagaaagtcaggcgcacacacaggtacatgttTGTGTTGTGGCAGTCCATATacacatttgtgcacatgtgtgtggctAGAAGTTGATGTTGAGAATTTCTTCCATTGCTCTGCcatctttcatttttgagacaggatctttcgcTGAACCTAGAACACATTAATTCTGGTAggtggctggctagtgagccccaggggtccccatgtctctgccttcccagcaccgGGGTTACAGGTGCGCTGTCACGGGCAACTTTTTACGTGACGGTCAGGGATCCGAACTCAGATCCTGGTGATTTGTGCAGCAAACACTTCACCAACTTGAGCATCTACCCCACCTCCCTttatccccttctcttccccGAAAGCAGATTTCATCTTTGCAAAATTTTCTTAAATAACAAGTGAGGCTGGTTTGAACACTTAAgcatgactttttttaaaaatgctttttctttgcatttctaaTGAGAACATCCATTTTGtagctgtcttttcttcttttgttttgactATTTTGGTTCACATTGTAtcagtatgttttatttttcaacacaGTTAAGGTATATTTTCAATGGGTTAAGgtgttttaaataaaggaaattaaTTGCAGTGAACAGGAACGTACAGACGCATAGTATAGTCCCCAGTGACTGGAAGATTCCAACAGGAAAGCTGTCTGCCCCCTGGTAGACAAGTTGTTCCTCCCTCAGTGCTTCTAAGATTTTTATAGTTTgattttatcatttcttcttcctcaactCCTCTCAGAGGCTCTCCACTTTCCTACCCACTTAAcctcatttcctctctgcttctctcaaaacagaacaaaccaaaacaacaataagcCAAACACCAAAATCTgaagatcaaaacaaacaaacaaaaagaaagaaaaataataagaatttaaagtatgctaaaacaaaccaaactggACCAAAACCAACAGCAAGAAAGgaatcaacagatgaatgaacaAAGAGCCAATTTCCatgagtccattttgtgttgaccaTGAGCCCGGGGCATAGGGCCCGCCTGGGATTGTGGCTGATTCTCCCTCTCCTGGTAGGCATCAGTTGAAAATAGCTTCTTAGTTGGGGCTGGGACTCAATGCCCACTTCCTTTCTCAGCACAGGGATTTTGTCTGCTGTGATTCTGTGCAggtgttgcttctgctgccccgGCCCCTGTGAGTTCTTACGCGAATCGGATGATACACGTTACATCTGGAAGATTCTGCCCACTTGGAGTCATCTGTCACCTCTGTCTGTCATTGCCTCTTAGTGAGGTGACCTTGGGTATCACTACTCTCACAGCTGTGTCATACTGCCCAAGGATGGCAAGAGAAAGATGCCAGAGAGCTGGCCAAGAAAGATGACGTCACAGAAACAGATCCTGGGGCAAGGCTGACAAGGAGCCCAAATCCAGGTCAGGATGTGCTCAGCGCGACCTAGTCCAACAGCAACAGAGCTCTGTAAGAAAGGTCCTGACTACAAGTTTATGGTCTTTGAGATGCTAATTTTGGGGTTCCCTGGTGAGGAAGCCCTCGAGGAACAATTTAATAAAGATCTTACCAAAGTGCTTCAAAACACTGAACCTTCATTCAGTAACTTACACCAGAAACACAATGTGTGGAGAAGATCCAGCCACTGGCAAAGATGCATGAACAAGTTAAATGGGCTGTACATTCATGAAATAAACGTATTTCataataaatttacatttaaatttacattttttacatttaaaaataaatgtagaaaggaataaaatgtattaaataaaaatctaggGTGGTGGTTGCCTGGAACACATGTATATTCTGATGTACCTTAATCATGTGTACTTTAAGAACCACTGACCCCTACTCGTGTGACAAGAGATTAATATCTGGAGACTTTGGTAAGCAATAAAAACTAAGCTTTAAAAATGAACCcatcagctgggtgtggtggcgcatgcctttaatcccagcactcgggaggcagaagcaggcagatttctgagttcgaggccagcctggtctacaaagtgagttccaggacagccagggctacacagagaaaccctgtctcgaaaaacaaacNNNNNNNNNNNNNNNNNNNNNNNNNNNNNNNNNNNNNNNNNNNNNNNNNNNNNNNNNNNNNNNNNNNNNNNNNNNNNNNNNNNNNNNNNNNNNNNNNNNNNNNNNNNNNNNNNNNNNNNNNNNNNNNNNNNNNNNNNNNNNNNNNNNNNNNNNNNNNNNNNNNNNNNNNNNNNNNNNNNNNNNNNNNNNNNNNNNNNNNNNNNNNNNNNNNNNNNNNNNNNNNNNNNNNNNNNNNNNNNNNNNNNNNNNNNNNNNNNNNNNNNNNNNNNNNNNNNNNNNNNNNNNNNNNNNNNNNNNNNNNNNNNNNNNNNNNNNNNNNNNNNNNNNNNNNNNNNNNNNNNNNNNNNNNNNNNNNNNNNNNNNNNNNNNNNNNNNNNNNNNNNNNNNNNNNNNNNNNNNNNNNNNNNNNNNNNNNNNNNNNNNNNNNNNNNNNNNNNNNNNNNNNNNNNNNNNNNNNNNNNNNNNNNNNNNNNNNNNNNNNNNNNNNNNNNNNNNNNNNNNNNNNNNNNNNNNNNNNNNNNNNNNNNNNNNNNNNNNNNNNNNNNNNNNNNNNNNNNNNNNNNNNNNNNNNNNNNNNNNNNNNNNNNNNNNNNNNNNNNNNNNNNNNNNNNNNNNNNNNNNNNNNNNNNNNNNNNNNNNNNNNNNNNNNNNNNNNNNNNNNNNNNNNNNNNNNNNNNNNNNNNNNNNNNNNNNNNNNNNNNNNNNNNNNNNNNNNNNNNNNNNNNNNNNNNNNNNNNNNNNNNNNNNNNNNNNNNNNNNNNNNNNNNNNNNNNNNNNNNNatgggtgggtagggaagtggggggcgctatgggggacttttgggatagcattggaaatgtaattgaggaaaatatgtaataaaaatattaaaaaaaaatttaaaaaaagaaaaagaaaaacaaacaaacaaacaaacaaacaaacaaaagtgatCAAATGATAGCTCTCAAAAGAAGAAGCACAGATGACCCACTAATATATGGACAGGTTTTAAAAGCAATGGTTCAGTGTACCTTAAAATCATGGAAATGTTTACAtaagttatttgattttctccttctccactgTCACGATAGCTGTTATGAAGAAAACAGCTGAGGTGGATTGCTAGCGTGGCTCCAAGGGAAGAGAATGCCTACCCATTGCTGGTATGCATGCAAACTGGTGCAGCCCCTGTAGAGGTTAGTACGAAGGGACCTCACCCAGGTatgccattcctgggcatatatacaaagGGACCAAAGCCATTCACACTACAGAGATACCTGCACACCCCTATTACTGCTTTAGTATTCTTAATCATGGTAGCTGAGGTATGGAAGAAGCCCcaatgctccccaccccccatcagaCGAACAGATAAAGAAATTCAGGTACATATCCACAACGAGATTTTATTTGGAGGTAAAGAATGAAAGTTTGTCTTTGGCTGGAAATAGATAGAAACTATAATATTAAGTGAAGCAAAATGGACCCAGAAAGACTAATGAAATGTCCTGTTTCTGCCTGTCCTCTGTGCAAGCATCCTTGGGATTCCATCTCTCAGGGCCTGCTTTCTCTAATGCACAATTGTAAGGTGTATGCACAcgtgatctgcctgcctgccttagtctccacagcactgggattacaaagaAGCACCATCATGCTTGATAgatttacatggatgctggggccATGCATGTGAGGTGCCCCAACCCTCAAAGAATCCTTTTGAAAACAATACCAGTCCGTTGGGTTTGGTTGTCCGTGACTGTCATCCTAAGCACTAGTGAGGGACAGGAGCATCATAAGTTCAAGGATGGCCTAggctgctacatccactccagtagtgacaagcctAGAAACCTGGACGCACTCCCGAGGcgaagttcatggaaacttagtctcctggaaccatggcatcccatataacaaatgctccaaacttgtccttgcaaatggatctgtgtgctttctttcagtattgttttattataggtacctccaagcaatgacttgccaaatacctaagtaaaattgaactttgcttcctggctttcaccaatgtcctaggtagtccttgagccaaccctgggcttggaattcagtaagaatgttacctattcagtagcattcagaattacctctagtattgtaagagagatagaggaactagaaggttagctagagcagaactccctaattagaaccatgacttgggtgtgaaagcccttgccccaggagtgtaaagacctcacacctggcttctaagactatggctgaccttagatagaactgactttgtctcagttgttttattgcccagttcctgccagtctttatgtttgcattcctctgttttgtgtaagagtcattgaGCATCCCTTAACCTCATTATTCCTTgatgatgtgtcacctaacttccctattttcttctgtattaaaagtttgGTGCTCGATTTggcaaattacattcagatacacactctctctctgtgtccataTTTGTTTGTCATCCGCACCAACTCCTTGCTCGCCTGTAACCGGAACCCTAAGTTTTCCTGCAGATCGAGGACCAACTGAGGTCCATCTGCAGCACTAGGCAACACAGTAAGATCCAATTTATCCTGTATTGGACACACCCCTTCACTGGCATTGGAATCCACTTTTTCGGGATTTTGACACAGACTGAAGATCAGCTGCTCTTTGGTAATCCTCTTGGACTCCAGCACCTTATCAGGAGAGAGCCATTGTTAGAGTATTCAGATCACAGCCTAGAAGCtgccccctctgcccctcccaccaCGCTCATTCTCTCCAGTCTgttagagaaccctgactcatACACTGGCCTGCCTTGAGCTTGCTACGCGGCTGGGGTgaaggtgactttgaacttccggccagcttgcctctgcctcctgaatgttggtaGTGCGTGTGTACACTTCATGCTGCAAACTGAACCCTGGGCCTCGTTCACGCCCAGTAAGCATTTTATCAGCTGAGTTAGTCGCAGCACCAGCGCTGGCTATGATTTGttctcacatctgaagatttatatattttacctCCCAAGTTTTCTGCCTTTTAACATCCTACTCTCAAAACTAAAGCTATTTATTTACTATCACTTAAATAGTCTACAGTAATTATGATGCGTTGATTCCGGGCAAAACTATTTTCCATCTACAGATTGTAAAAATATGTTAAGTAATACactttcataataaaattatgGGACAAATGCTGGATAGTTATGTACAATCCAAAGTGGGGAAAATACAAGGAAATATGGTTCCATGTCCCCCAAACTTTCAAATTAAGAATGTCCAATTCCATTctgttctattatttattttaaaatgtgtgatttaatattcacacatgcatataaggTGATAGAAGGTGTTTTTAAATCAAACCTAGTCCTCATTCCCTCCCTTCAATTCTTCCCCCCGTTTCCAATACAGTTTTctttcccaacttcatgttctttctactCAGGGCCTCTCTCTCCCACTAAGCCCTTTTAGTGTTCCTGATATGTGCTTGGGTGTGGGACCACCTACTGTGTGCTTGGGTGTAGGACCACCTACTGTGTGCTTGGGTGTGGGACCACCTACTGTGTGCTTGGGTGTGGGACCACCTACTGTGTGCTTGGGTGTGGGACCACCTACTGTGTGCTTGGGTGTGGGACCACCTACTGGAGCAAAGGCAGTATCTCTTGTTCTCTCCCCCTGCCCACCCCTCCAAAATACACAGGTGATTTTTCTTCCcagtcttagtcactgttctattgttgtgaagagacgccgtgcccaaggcaactcttagggatgaagaggaggagaggataggggaggagctgtgtgagggaggggctgggaggagagggggcttTGATAGGgatgtaagataaataaataaataaataaataaatagaaaaaagaaagcatttgaatgggtggttgcttacagttttagagggctCACCCATGattatcatgatgggaagcagacAAGCATGAcgttggagcagtagctgagagcttatatcccgatccacaagcagcaggcacagagagacactggacctggcatgggcttctgaaacgtcaaagcctatccccagtgacacatttcctttaataaggccacactgcCTAATCCTTCTAAATGTGGGGACTAAGCATACAAATAGATGAGCCTATGCAGGGTTGAGGGGGATGGGTGGGACATTCTCATTCTAACCACTACATACCCCCAGCAGCCCTCAATTGTCTGTAGCTCCTCAGTTGAGAGGTGAGACTTCAAGAGACCCTATGCTAAGATGTGGGCTGACTTGGTATTGCACAAACTTTGTGCATGCAGTCCAAGACGCTCGGTGTTCATGTATGCAACTGTGATGTCGTTGCAGTTGACGCTGTCTCCTTCAGACATCTACTCCCTCTGGCTCttttaatcttcctgcctccaggcccaCAATGACTGCTGAAGGCTTCACTCTTTTATCCTCTGCGTGTTGACCAGATGTAGGTGATGATCTCTTTGATGATCACCGTCTATTGAAGAATGAAGTCTCTGAGGTGAGAGTGGAGATAGGCACCAATTTATGGATATAAAGATTAAGAACTTTGGGAGTAGCTTATTACTGGGTCCATTTAACAGAACAACAGTAGTAGGCTCTTCCCTATGGCCTATGACCTAGCCAGCCACAGCTTTTGGGTGCAGTTAATGGTACCAGGTATTGATTTCATCTTGTGGAGTAGGACTTAAGTCCAATCCACACCCATAATATCAATTCCACTATGGCTCTAGGGGACACACATCACCAGGCCAGTTTTGTTATTCTAATTCGCAGGATTCACAGATGGGTAACAGTGTTGATGACATTTCTCCCCTAGTATGCACGCATAGCACCTTTCAACACcgaaagctagccagtaggatGAAGCTTGCAAGTCAGTACACAGAGTGATTTCTCTGTCCTGTGACTTAGATGTGTGTGGTCTTCAGATATGTGATAGAGTCTTACCATTGAGTTGCAGAGGGTAACTAGGAGCAATGGCaatagtattgtgtgtgtgtgtgtgtgatcccagTGGTCAACAATTCAAAAAGAGGTAACCTATACTTGGCATGGGGCTTTTTGTTTGATAGCCTATGGTGTCTGAGTGAGATATTGCTCCTCTATTACACTCCCTCTGTCCACTCTGCTTTAAGACTGCAGAAGAATTCTTGTGTTTCCATCCAGAGGTGGTACCCAAAGCTTTTGAATCGACAGCAAAGGAGAGCTTCCTCTTTGTACCTAATGAAGTGACTAAACCTTCCAGAGTAAAATTAGCAGTAGCTCTGTGACCTGCACATTCGTTTCTGTGTCTGTGGCACCAGGGGCAAGTCTTCTTAAAAACACGCTCCTTTTTCCATAAGTATCAAATGTATTAGTAAGCAACCTGTCAGCCCAAGTCCTAGACTACAGAAGTCCTAAGAAGTCCCAAGTCCTAGTACTACAGAAGTATGATAGCCTTACTTGATTTCACAAAGTTAAAGATAATTGGAGGAAACTTTCCCACGTGGAAATGGTGGGCTTATgcccagaaagaaaagcaaatttaatAGAAAATCGATATGTTTCTTATGCTTTTGGTTATGAGCCCAGTCTTTAgtggccatttctccagctcgAAAATTGATGTTTCCATGGTGGTGTTGGAATTGGAAACTAATCTCCTTGGGCCCGTGATCTTTCGACTCTGACTGTCAGTTTCTAAAGACCCACTAGAAAGAGAGTTGTAAGGTATTTTAAGGTTGACTTTAGGTAACTCACAGGGCATCTGGCACAGTTCTAGCAACTTCTTTAGAGCCCAGACATCTATAAATGtggattttattgctgttttcCCCAATGCCATACAACTGTCTCTTCCTTTTGGAACTGCCCATTGGGAATATCCCCAAATCCAGACATCTGTAGGAACCAGATCTCAGTCAACAAGTACAAGTGATGCGGAAAGTTATCTTTTTATTGGAAAGTGAGTGTTTGAGGAAGCTCCAGGGCCAGAAGTCCTACAGAAAAGCAAGTGTGAGTACAGGGTTGTCCATGAACCAACGATCTGGGGCGACATTGCAGTCTGCATCTTGAAGGTATCATAGACTTGACTCTGGTGAGGCGAGTCCTAGAACGAGAAGTAGTGTCAGTGATGTGAGGGCAGTCAGAAGTTGAGGTGTAGATGAGCGGATTTCCGCCCCTTTCAATTTTACCAGAACCACTTTCTACAAATTGGGGTGCTCGACCACTCATGACTCTAATCAATGGACCGTAAGTGGTGTGTCCATGGCTTTTGTTGCTCTccctttcttaaaacaaacaaggcAGTGAATATTGTCTTTCTTCTGGGGCTCAGATTTCACTCCCTATGTCACAGGTGTCCAGCAGCAACCTATAGACCCTTAATACCCTGTGCTCACTTTCGGGGTCTTCCTGCATCACAGGCATGGATTTGAAACCACACAACCCCAAACCCTTTCACTTTGCTCTCTGAGaatctcatacacatatacagtgtGCTCTGATTACCGCCAGTCTCGTCATTTCCTGTATCTGTCTCATCCTGATCACCTCCACTCCTCCCTACAAGTCCCTTTCTCACAATCatatccttttggttttgtttttgtgaccaACCGAGTTTAACCCGGGCTACCAACACGACTACAAGTCTGGACTGCCCGCTGGAATTTAACAGGCTCACCACTGGGAGTACAACTGAATATAGTGCCTGCTCCAAACAGATCTTTGTAATCATATCTTCCATCCGGTGGAAAAGCAGCTAATCCTTAAGCTCATGGTTTGTGATGGAAAGCAGAGGTCACAGGGACTCAAGAACACTCACTGGTGTGGAGGAAGAGCTCACCTGTGACAATTCCTCGCACCAATATAAGCAAGAAACCAATTTTAAGAACAAACAAGATTGTATCATGAAATGATAAATATGATCGCATAGGTGGTAcacatttaataatataaaaactatGTTCAGAAAAGCACTGAAAAGTGCCCCCTTAATGTAGTAATACAGGACCAATTGTTAACCTAGCTAGCTCCCTTACTCTGCCCTTACTGTACAAGTGCTCATTTTTACCAGGGGTTGCTTTTCATCTTTCTAAAAGTTTGTAACAATAATTCTTCTGATAGTATCAAATGGGTATCAGTTCCATAGTGGACCCAGGACTTCTTTATATACCACAAATAAAAAATTGGGATAAATATCTTTCCTACTTGGTAGAAACATACCTTGATATTGATCTTGGTCTTTAGTTGGTCAGTGAATATGTTATCCCTTAAGCTGAGCTTGATAGAGGTCTGCTCCTCCCTTTGTAAAATAGTTACCGTGATTAAAATTTTTTCGTTGTTCttgtaatttctttctgtattgctCAAGATATCCTTTATAGGATTGTGAGCGCTCTTGTCCATATTGCCGCTGTTGTCCGAATTGGGATAAGTCTTCCTCTGTTTTCATCTGTTGGGTAGACTTCTGTTGTACCGAGAGGTCATCATCATTAAATTGTTTCCGCACTTGCGACATCCCTTCATCCATGGCAAATCCTTTATGCTGAGTTTGTTGAGAAAAacctttgagggatttttgttgGCCATAGGACTTTAGTTGGGAACTTTGAGATTTTACTTGGCTAAAGGAGGACTGTTGCGATTTTTGTTGACCATAGGATTTTAGTTGGGCACCTTGGGATTTTAGTTGGCTGAAAGAGTTCAGTTGACCTTCTTCACCATAGGATTTTTTTTGACCATAGGATTTTACTTGGGATCCACTGGCTTTCAGCTGTCCATAGGATTTTACTTGGGATCCACTGGATTTCAGCTGTCCATAGGATTTTATTTGGGATGCACTGGACTTCACTTGTCCAAAGGCTGATCCCCCAGATTTCATCTGTCCACTGGATTTGAGCTGTCCATAGGATTTTATTTGGGATGCACTGGACTTCACTTGTCCAAAGGCCGATCCCCCAGATTTCATCTGTCCACTGGATTTGAGCTGTCCATAGGATTTTATTTGGGACGCACTGGACTTTACTTGTCCAAAGGCGGCCGATCCCCCAGATTTCATCTGTCCACTGGATTTGAGCTGTCCATAGGATTTTATTTGGGACGCACTGGACTTCACTTGTCCAAAGGCCGATCCCCCAGATTTCAGCTGTCCATAGGATTTTATTTGGGACGCACTGGACTTCACTTGTCCAAAGGCTGATCCCCCAGATTTCAGCTGTCCACTGGACTTCACTTGTCCATAGGATTTTACTTGGGATTCTTGGGATTTCAGTTGGGAAACTTGTCCATTCCGACAAAGTGCGGCCCCTTTGACACTTGTATGCTCTTGTGAAACACGTGTCTGGGTCATGTCACCACCACCCTGGCCGTACACCCGGCGTTGTGATTGCATGAAAAGGCTTTCTTCAGCTGCTTCGTCACTTCCTCCTTTGATCCCGAAACTGAGATGGCCTTTCTGACCAAGCATAAATCCCTCTGAGGAGCTGCTCTGGAAGTGGCCTTTTGTCGCACCTGGTAATTGATGATAAGAATGTTTAAGATACATAATCTGCACAGTCCTTCCAAGTCTTATTTCCAAAATTTTCCTATAAAACGATTGATGTTCCCAcaagggttttgggttttggtagAGAAGAATTAAgtctcatcaaaaaaaaaaaaatcacccaatgAAAGGATTTGCTTATGCCCAGAGCACCCTTTAAGACATTCTCCCTGAGTGACTTTCCCTCTATCCACCATCCCTATACACTCACCATATTGTCCAACCACAGCTGACTGTCTTTCCAGAATGAGGAGCAGAGAAAGGACGAAGACAGAGGACTTCATCTTGTCAAGAAGGACCTTCACTGAGAGCTGAGCTGACTGGCACGCTTATATCTTCTCTAGCTGGATGTAGCATGGATATGGCCAAAGCTACAAAAGGCACTGAcccctccttttttaaaaaaaaattatctgtaaaTGTCAACTTCCTCCCCACTGCGCGGTTGGGGACATTGGTAATGTTCCCAGGTAAAGTGCACAGGGACGTAATGTCAGAGACCTTTTTCTATGTCATAAGCCTCAGTAGATCTTTATCAACCCTCTGACTTTATCACATCCCCTTTGCAAACAAAGTGTGttttatagtatatttattttacgcattttctttttataaggacatgattaaacattttattttcaaacaaaatccAGAGTAGAGTGGGGAAGAGATGTTTTTTAATGCTCTGAGAGTAATCAGGGCCTGATCTAATGTTCCTAGTCACACTGTAGTGGAGCTGATACTGTTTAGGGTGCTATCTCACAGAAGCCCATGAAATTGCTTGCTTTATATTGAATTTGACATAGCTTCTGATTTACATGCAAAGGAGCAGTCACACGTACAGAAAGGCACAGGAGACAATTAAACACAAGGAAGCTCCAAACAGAAAGCGGAGAATCAATGGAGATGAAGATGTAGCTGGGTTGTAGACCATTGGCCCAGCAAGCGTGAGGCTCTTGAGTCAAACCTCAGCCCTGGAAAAATAATAACTGGGGCACATTAATGTCCAAAAGTAGCTGTGAGGTATAGAACTATGACTAGTGATGTGCCAGTGTCTGTATTTATCTAACATGGGTGCTTGCTTTTAAGATAAGTTTTTTCTAGAAACATTGACAAGAGAAGATGGTGGTAGCTGTGGTTTGTTAGCTGCAGTGTTTCAAGTAGTCTGTGTGTGCAGTGAAACGAGTTTGGGAGTAGATATGGAAGGCAAGGTGAGGTGCAGAGGCGTTTTAAAGGATGGGGGCAATGCAACAGTTAAATGGTGATAGGAATCACTGTTGAAAGAGCAAGAGATAGTGTTGGTTTCCTTGCTGAATGTATGTCATGGAAtccaacataaaattaaacacagtATATCTTAATACAGGAAACTCTGACAGAATTCACCATAGAAATGGGCTATGGTGAATATTTACTGCCCCTGGTGAATTCATTAGTATCCTGAGACAAGATGGAAGAATTGCCCTCTTGTTTAGAAACACAGCTCTGTGCGACTGGGAGGATAAGAGAAAGGCCTCGTTATGGCATTTGTGACTGAGACATAGAATCAAAAGGACAATGCCATGGCC
It encodes the following:
- the LOC110286672 gene encoding seminal vesicle secretory protein 2-like, with the translated sequence MKSSVFVLSLLLILERQSAVVGQYGATKGHFQSSSSEGFMLGQKGHLSFGIKGGSDEAAEESLFMQSQRRVYGQGGGDMTQTRVSQEHTSVKGAALCRNGQVSQLKSQESQVKSYGQVKSSGQLKSGGSAFGQVKSSASQIKSYGQLKSGGSMKSGGSAFGQVKSSASQIKSYGQLKSSGQMKSGGSAFGQVKSSASQIKSYGQLKSSGSQVKSYGQLKASGSQVKSYGQKKSYGEEGQLNSFSQLKSQGAQLKSYGQQKSQQSSFSQVKSQSSQLKSYGQQKSLKGFSQQTQHKGFAMDEGMSQVRKQFNDDDLSVQQKSTQQMKTEEDLSQFGQQRQYGQERSQSYKGYLEQYRKKLQEQRKNFNHGNYFTKGGADLYQAQLKG